The window GCGCGTCGATGCCGATCGAGAGCGGCGCGACCCGGGTGAAGACGCTGTCGCGGTGGATCTTCGCCGCCGCCTTGGTGCCGAAGCCGCGCTTGGTCATGTCGGTGTCGAGCTCGGCGAAGTACGCGACGCCGACGCGGGCGCCGGTCGCGGCGAGCTCGATCCGCAGGCAGTTCGCCATCGCCTCGACCGCAGCTTTGGACGCGCAGTACGCGCCGAGCAGCGGCGGATGGACCGCCGCGGCGAGCGAGGAGACCGCGAGCGCGTAGCCGTTCGGGTGGCTGACGTGCGGCCCCGCCGCGCGCAGCGTGTAGTACACGCCGAGCACGTTGACCGACATGTGGCGCTCGAAGACCTCGGGGTTGCCGCCGACGAGCGGCAGCTGCGACGCGACGCCGGCGTTCGCCACCACGACGTCGAGGCCGCCGAGCGCGCGGACCATCGCCTCGACGCCGCGGTCGACCTGCTCGCGATCGCTGACGTTGCACTCGGCCCACGGTGCGCCGCCGCACTCGGCGGCGACGGACGCGAGCAGGTCCGGCTCGAGGCCGAGCAG is drawn from Candidatus Binatia bacterium and contains these coding sequences:
- a CDS encoding SDR family NAD(P)-dependent oxidoreductase, producing the protein MTQSSSSEQSLAGRRVLVTGAARGIGAALARRLTERGARVALLGLEPDLLASVAAECGGAPWAECNVSDREQVDRGVEAMVRALGGLDVVVANAGVASQLPLVGGNPEVFERHMSVNVLGVYYTLRAAGPHVSHPNGYALAVSSLAAAVHPPLLGAYCASKAAVEAMANCLRIELAATGARVGVAYFAELDTDMTKRGFGTKAAAKIHRDSVFTRVAPLSIGIDALERGIARRARRIVAPWWVAAILPVRMLMQRIVELGVGSGAAVQEALEIARAENAPLTTPQPEKGRPAGPTSDAAVG